A window of the Amycolatopsis solani genome harbors these coding sequences:
- a CDS encoding amylosucrase → MTLAVEKLGPVDGAAFTARLERILPDARRALGALYGDSELVWTLVGDALEYAAVRAEPLRRLDRAREAEPRWFQDPGMIGYVCYADRFAGSLRGVRAQLDHLAELGVTYLHLMPLLKAREGDNDGGYAVADYDAVDPRLGTMGDLVDLAAELHRRGMVLCVDMVLNHTAREHPWTRAHREFYLTFPDRELPDAYERTLPEIFPDLAPGNFTRDDQLGAWVWTTFHDYQWDLDHANPAVFRALLGVMLRLANRGVDVLRLDAVPFLGKRLGTDCQNQPEAHLVLQAFRALTRLAAPGLLLKAEAMVPPDLLGGYLGDHDPYRPECDVAYDNQLMVALWSAAATGDARLAAHALRRRRPAPERTCWATYLRCHDDIGWAIDDTDAAAAGTSGPAHRRFLSDFYAGRTAGSFARGEVFQRAGDGASPISGTTASLCGIEAALAGGDAAALELALRRLESLYSVVFSFGGIPLVYMGDELALRNDPAGRNGPDNRWIHRPPMDWAAAARRTRESTMEHRVFTAVRDLAAVRARTPSLASSAPATVLDSGDRRLLAYLRGAPGGDPVLAVVNFGPDPVVFEAALPDGLGRPVLLHATPGAEPLGPDGVRVPGCGFYWAVVHRT, encoded by the coding sequence ATGACCCTCGCCGTCGAGAAGCTCGGTCCGGTCGACGGGGCGGCGTTCACCGCCCGGCTCGAGCGGATCCTCCCGGACGCGCGGCGTGCCCTCGGTGCGCTCTACGGCGACTCCGAGCTGGTGTGGACGCTGGTCGGCGACGCGCTGGAGTACGCGGCCGTCCGTGCGGAGCCACTGCGACGGCTCGACCGGGCTCGCGAGGCGGAGCCGCGCTGGTTCCAGGACCCCGGGATGATCGGGTACGTCTGCTACGCCGACCGGTTCGCCGGCTCGCTGCGCGGCGTCCGCGCGCAGCTGGACCACCTCGCCGAGCTCGGCGTGACCTACCTGCACCTGATGCCACTGCTCAAGGCGCGCGAGGGCGACAACGACGGCGGCTACGCGGTGGCCGACTACGACGCCGTCGACCCGCGGCTGGGCACGATGGGCGACCTGGTGGACCTGGCCGCCGAACTGCACCGGCGCGGGATGGTCCTGTGCGTCGACATGGTGCTCAACCACACGGCGCGCGAACACCCGTGGACCCGGGCGCACCGCGAGTTCTACCTGACCTTCCCCGACCGCGAGCTACCCGACGCCTACGAACGGACCCTGCCGGAGATCTTCCCCGACCTGGCACCCGGCAACTTCACCCGCGACGACCAGCTCGGCGCCTGGGTCTGGACGACGTTCCACGACTACCAGTGGGACCTCGACCACGCGAACCCGGCGGTTTTCCGCGCGCTGCTCGGCGTGATGCTGCGCCTGGCCAACCGCGGAGTCGACGTGCTGCGCCTGGACGCCGTGCCGTTCCTCGGCAAGCGGCTGGGCACCGACTGCCAGAACCAGCCCGAGGCGCACCTCGTGCTCCAGGCGTTCCGCGCGCTGACCCGGCTCGCGGCGCCCGGCCTGCTGCTCAAGGCCGAGGCGATGGTCCCGCCCGACCTGCTCGGCGGCTACCTCGGCGACCACGACCCCTACCGGCCCGAATGCGATGTGGCGTACGACAACCAGCTGATGGTGGCGCTCTGGTCGGCGGCGGCGACCGGGGACGCGCGGCTGGCCGCCCACGCACTGCGGCGCCGCCGTCCGGCACCGGAGCGGACGTGCTGGGCGACCTACCTGCGGTGCCACGACGACATCGGCTGGGCGATCGACGACACCGACGCGGCCGCGGCCGGGACGTCCGGCCCGGCGCACCGCCGCTTCCTGAGCGACTTCTACGCGGGACGAACCGCCGGCTCGTTCGCCCGCGGCGAGGTGTTCCAGCGGGCGGGGGACGGCGCGTCGCCGATCTCCGGCACGACGGCGTCGCTGTGCGGGATCGAAGCGGCGCTGGCCGGTGGGGACGCGGCCGCGCTGGAACTCGCGCTGCGCCGCCTGGAGTCGCTGTACTCGGTGGTCTTCTCGTTCGGCGGGATTCCGTTGGTGTACATGGGAGACGAGCTCGCACTGCGCAACGACCCCGCCGGCCGCAACGGCCCGGACAACCGCTGGATCCACCGGCCGCCGATGGACTGGGCCGCGGCCGCCCGGCGGACCCGGGAGTCCACAATGGAGCATCGGGTGTTCACGGCGGTGCGCGACCTCGCGGCGGTCCGCGCCCGGACGCCGTCACTGGCGTCGAGCGCGCCGGCGACGGTGCTCGACAGCGGCGACCGGCGGCTGCTGGCGTACCTGCGGGGTGCCCCGGGTGGGGACCCGGTGCTCGCGGTGGTCAACTTCGGCCCGGATCCCGTGGTCTTCGAAGCCGCCCTGCCGGACGGTCTCGGCCGGCCGGTCCTCTTGCACGCGACGCCGGGCGCGGAACCGCTCGGCCCGGACGGCGTCCGGGTGCCGGGGTGCGGGTTTTACTGGGCGGTTGTGCATCGCACCTGA